The sequence TGAGTAATAACAACACCGTCAGCATCTTTAGCAAGTAGCTCATTTACTCTTTTAGCAAGCTTTAGCCAAACTTCATTATTCATCTCTTGTGAACCAATATTTGAAATTTGCTCACCTTTAATTGTGGCAATTTTGTTGATTTCTGGAACTGCTGCTATAAGTTTATCAACTGTTACAGTTCCTGAAGTATATGCTGTATCAAGCTCACCACTTCCTGAACCTGCGATAGTTCCGCCTGTTGCTAAAATATAGATTGTAGGTTTTGCAAATCCCACCGTAACTCCTAATAGTATTGTTATAATTGCTTTAAATAAAGAACGCATTAAGACCTCCTGAATTAGTTTATTTTTATATACACAAAAACTTAAACAAATTATACTATTTTAAATTAATTATTTCAATTAAAGAAATCTTAAAGTTCTATAATATTCTCTTTTAAATTTCATAAAATTTAGCAAATTTAGATATTTTGTCATCGTTCATTAAAAATATTTCATCAATGAAATTTTCTCTAAAAGTTAAATTTCCTCTATTATTCAACATATTTTTAGCAAATTCACCTGCTACTCCAGAAGTAATAACAGCCATCAAAGTTGCTTCAAGTATATTATTGTTTGAGGCAATAAAAGCCGCTATTAAGGCAGTTAGTATACATCCACTTCCAGTGATATTTTTCATCATTTCATCACCATTTTCACAAATATAGCTAATATCTCCATTCGTTATTATATCTTTAGCCCCACTTATCACTACTACTGAGCCAGTATTTCTACTAAGTGTTTTGGCAATTTCTACTTTGTCTTCTAAGCTATCTTTTGCATCACTCTTACTAGCGTCAACACCTTTGCTTTTAGTATTTAAGCCAACTAAATTTTTTATCTCAGAAATATTACCTCTAATAACACTAAATTTACCTTCTTTTAAAAGTTCAAAAGCTATTTTTTTTCTAGGCTTTGTAGCTCCTATTGCAACAGGATCAAAAACGCTAACTATATTATTTGTATTTGCTGATTTTAAAGAAATTTTCATAGCTTCAACTACATCAGGATATATGTTT is a genomic window of Campylobacter blaseri containing:
- the thiM gene encoding hydroxyethylthiazole kinase codes for the protein MLNFIQNIKEKNPMIHCITNYVTINDVANILIACGASPIMSDYSKECEELTSISDGLVINLGNIYPDVVEAMKISLKSANTNNIVSVFDPVAIGATKPRKKIAFELLKEGKFSVIRGNISEIKNLVGLNTKSKGVDASKSDAKDSLEDKVEIAKTLSRNTGSVVVISGAKDIITNGDISYICENGDEMMKNITGSGCILTALIAAFIASNNNILEATLMAVITSGVAGEFAKNMLNNRGNLTFRENFIDEIFLMNDDKISKFAKFYEI